The following are from one region of the Edwardsiella tarda ATCC 15947 = NBRC 105688 genome:
- the menD gene encoding 2-succinyl-5-enolpyruvyl-6-hydroxy-3-cyclohexene-1-carboxylic-acid synthase gives MSSILFNRRWATVLLEALTRHGVYHVCIAPGSRSTPLTMAAAANTRLHCHTHFDERGLGHLALGLAKVSGQPVAVIVTSGTAVANLYPALIEAGLTGERLVLLTADRPPELIDCGANQAIRQQNMFASHPTETLNLPRPTPDISAAWLASSIDSAMARLDHGALHINCPFAEPLYGEDDDGQQAWSAALGDWWRGQTPWLQESAPYAGVQPLDEAAWPQWRNRRGVVLIGRVNARAGRQVAEWAATLGWPVIGDVLSQSGQPLPCADLWLNHPRARDVLARAELVVQFGASLTGKRALQWQAACQPQCYWLIDPLPGRLDPACHRGHRYVAAVETWLAAHPALPSQPWAPELAVLAERAAQCVAEAVRDHFGEAQVAHRLAQLLPAQGQLFVGNSLIVRLIDALGQLPAGYPVYSNRGASGIDGLISTIAGVQRAAGRPTLAILGDLSALYDINGLALLRQVSAPTVVIVVNNNGGQIFSMLPTPPAERERFYLMPQNVDFRHAAALFSLRYACPADWESLCDAVSQGWEQDGCTLIELRVPSTEGAETLQRLLAKVAAL, from the coding sequence ATGTCATCTATTCTGTTTAACCGTCGCTGGGCTACGGTGCTGCTTGAGGCGTTGACCCGTCACGGCGTATATCATGTCTGTATTGCTCCCGGTTCCCGTTCCACGCCGCTGACCATGGCGGCGGCGGCCAACACCCGTCTCCATTGCCACACCCACTTCGATGAGCGCGGACTGGGCCATTTGGCGTTAGGACTGGCGAAGGTCAGTGGCCAGCCGGTGGCGGTGATCGTCACCTCGGGAACCGCCGTCGCGAACCTCTATCCGGCGTTGATCGAGGCCGGGTTGACGGGGGAGCGTTTGGTCTTATTGACCGCCGATCGTCCGCCGGAGCTGATCGACTGCGGCGCCAATCAGGCGATCCGCCAGCAGAACATGTTTGCCTCTCATCCCACCGAAACCCTCAATCTCCCGCGACCGACCCCGGATATCTCCGCCGCCTGGCTGGCCTCTAGCATCGACAGCGCCATGGCCCGTCTCGATCATGGCGCGCTACATATCAACTGCCCCTTCGCCGAGCCGCTGTATGGTGAGGACGACGACGGCCAGCAGGCCTGGTCGGCGGCCTTGGGCGACTGGTGGCGGGGGCAGACGCCCTGGCTGCAGGAGAGCGCACCCTATGCGGGCGTGCAGCCCCTCGATGAGGCCGCCTGGCCGCAGTGGCGTAACCGGCGTGGAGTGGTGCTTATCGGGCGCGTGAATGCGCGTGCCGGGCGCCAGGTGGCCGAGTGGGCCGCGACGCTGGGATGGCCGGTGATCGGCGATGTCTTGTCGCAAAGCGGCCAGCCGCTGCCCTGCGCCGATCTGTGGCTGAATCACCCCCGCGCGCGTGATGTGTTGGCGCGCGCCGAGCTGGTGGTACAGTTTGGCGCCAGCCTGACGGGGAAGCGGGCGCTACAGTGGCAGGCGGCCTGTCAGCCACAATGCTACTGGCTGATCGATCCTTTACCGGGGCGGCTCGATCCGGCCTGTCATCGCGGCCATCGCTATGTGGCTGCGGTAGAGACATGGCTGGCGGCGCATCCGGCGCTGCCGAGCCAACCCTGGGCACCCGAGTTGGCCGTGTTGGCCGAGCGTGCCGCGCAGTGTGTGGCGGAGGCGGTGCGGGACCATTTCGGCGAGGCACAGGTTGCCCATCGCCTGGCGCAATTGTTACCGGCGCAGGGGCAGCTGTTTGTCGGCAATAGTCTGATTGTGCGGCTGATCGATGCGTTGGGGCAGTTGCCAGCGGGCTATCCGGTGTACAGTAACCGCGGTGCCAGCGGCATCGACGGATTGATTTCCACCATCGCGGGGGTGCAGCGCGCGGCGGGGCGGCCGACGTTGGCCATCCTCGGGGATCTGTCGGCGCTCTATGATATTAACGGCTTGGCGTTGTTGCGTCAGGTCAGTGCCCCGACGGTGGTGATCGTGGTGAACAATAATGGCGGGCAGATCTTCTCCATGTTGCCGACGCCGCCGGCGGAGCGGGAGCGCTTCTATCTGATGCCGCAGAACGTGGATTTTCGCCACGCGGCCGCCTTATTTTCCTTACGCTATGCCTGCCCGGCGGACTGGGAGTCCCTGTGTGACGCGGTCAGCCAGGGCTGGGAGCAGGATGGGTGTACGTTGATCGAGTTGCGCGTCCCCAGCACCGAGGGGGCCGAGACACTCCAGCGTCTGCTGGCCAAGGTGGCGGCGCTGTGA
- the menH gene encoding 2-succinyl-6-hydroxy-2,4-cyclohexadiene-1-carboxylate synthase, with amino-acid sequence MILASHRLAGRHPAAPTLVWLHGFLGSHHEWLPLAQQLPEFAHLLIDLPGHGASAASAVDDFAQCDTALRATLAAAGVTSYGLVGYSLGGRLAMYHACRGAEGLWALAVEGGNPGLEAPAARQARREHDARWAERLRREPMAQVLADWYRQAVFADLDTAQRQALVALRAAQSGEALAQMLQATSLGNQPPLGEALATLRCPLCYLCGAQDAKFRALAEQWRLAPRLIAGAGHNAHRANPQAFLCALRDFLTTCRPG; translated from the coding sequence GTGATCTTAGCCAGCCACCGTCTGGCCGGGCGGCATCCCGCGGCGCCGACCCTGGTGTGGCTGCACGGCTTTCTCGGTAGTCATCATGAATGGCTACCCTTGGCGCAGCAGTTGCCCGAGTTCGCCCATCTGTTGATCGATCTGCCGGGACACGGCGCCTCGGCGGCGTCGGCGGTGGACGATTTCGCGCAATGCGATACGGCGCTACGCGCTACCCTGGCCGCCGCCGGCGTGACCAGCTATGGACTGGTCGGCTACTCCTTGGGGGGGCGACTGGCGATGTACCATGCCTGTCGTGGCGCCGAGGGACTCTGGGCGCTGGCGGTTGAGGGCGGGAATCCCGGTCTGGAGGCACCCGCGGCCCGTCAGGCTCGACGTGAGCATGACGCTCGCTGGGCCGAGCGCTTGCGCCGTGAACCGATGGCGCAGGTATTGGCGGACTGGTATCGTCAAGCAGTCTTCGCCGATCTGGACACGGCGCAGCGCCAGGCGCTGGTCGCGTTGCGCGCCGCGCAATCCGGTGAGGCCTTGGCGCAGATGCTACAGGCCACCTCGTTGGGTAATCAGCCGCCATTGGGGGAGGCCTTGGCCACGCTACGCTGCCCGCTATGCTATCTGTGCGGTGCGCAGGACGCCAAGTTCCGCGCGCTAGCCGAGCAGTGGCGACTGGCGCCGCGTCTGATCGCCGGTGCCGGGCATAACGCCCACCGCGCCAATCCGCAGGCGTTTCTCTGCGCGCTGCGTGACTTTTTAACCACATGTCGTCCCGGCTGA
- the menB gene encoding 1,4-dihydroxy-2-naphthoyl-CoA synthase, translating to MLYPSEQELYAPIAWQDCSGDFEDILYHKSADGIAKITINRPQVRNAFRPLTVKEMLQALADARYDDGIGVIVLTGAGDKAFCAGGDQKIRGDYGGYRDDSGVHHLNVLDFQRQIRTCPKPVVAMVAGYAVGGGHVLHMMCDLTIAAENAQFGQTGPKVGSFDGGWGASYMARIVGQKKAREIWFLCRMYDAQQALDMGLVNTVVPLDELERETVRWCREMLRNSPMALRCLKAALNADCDGQAGLQELAGNATMLFYMTEEGQEGRNAFNEKRQPDFSKFKRNP from the coding sequence ATGCTGTATCCGAGCGAACAAGAGCTGTATGCCCCGATCGCGTGGCAAGATTGCAGCGGCGACTTTGAAGATATTCTCTATCACAAGTCGGCCGACGGGATCGCCAAAATCACCATCAACCGCCCGCAGGTGCGTAATGCTTTCCGTCCTCTGACGGTGAAGGAGATGTTGCAGGCGCTGGCCGATGCACGTTATGACGACGGCATCGGGGTGATCGTGTTGACCGGTGCTGGCGACAAGGCATTCTGTGCCGGTGGCGACCAGAAGATCCGCGGCGACTACGGTGGCTACCGTGATGATAGCGGTGTTCACCACCTCAACGTCCTCGACTTCCAGCGTCAGATCCGTACCTGTCCGAAGCCGGTGGTGGCGATGGTGGCCGGTTACGCGGTCGGCGGCGGTCATGTTCTGCATATGATGTGCGATCTGACCATCGCCGCCGAGAATGCCCAGTTCGGTCAGACCGGGCCGAAGGTCGGCTCGTTCGACGGCGGCTGGGGTGCCTCCTATATGGCACGCATCGTCGGCCAGAAGAAGGCACGCGAGATTTGGTTCCTGTGCCGCATGTACGACGCACAGCAGGCGCTGGATATGGGGTTGGTCAACACCGTGGTGCCGCTGGACGAGCTGGAGCGTGAGACCGTACGTTGGTGCCGTGAGATGCTGCGTAACAGTCCGATGGCGCTGCGTTGTCTGAAAGCGGCGCTCAACGCCGACTGCGATGGCCAAGCCGGCCTTCAGGAGCTGGCGGGTAACGCCACCATGCTGTTCTACATGACGGAAGAGGGTCAGGAAGGGCGTAACGCATTCAATGAGAAGCGTCAGCCGGACTTTTCCAAATTTAAACGGAATCCGTAA
- the menC gene encoding o-succinylbenzoate synthase: protein MRQVTLYRYSLPVEAGVALRNQRLKSREGLLVRLSEAGREGWGEIAPLPEFSRETLPEAQQAATDWLAAWQAGESPAESALPSVAFGLSCALAELDGTLPQAANYRSATLCNGDPDALFHALQSIPGEKVAKVKVGLYEAVRDGMIVNLLLEALPDLRLRLDANRSWTRAKADGFAKYVNPAWRDRILFLEEPCKTRDESRAFARDTGIAIAWDESVRDPDFRVEAEPGVAAIIIKPTLTGSLQRCQQLAQQAQQAGLGVVISSSIESSLGLGQLARLAAWLTPGTAPGLDTLALMRAQLLRPWPESTLPLWGVEHLDEVWRA, encoded by the coding sequence ATGCGTCAGGTCACGTTGTATCGCTACAGTCTGCCGGTGGAAGCCGGTGTCGCGCTACGTAACCAACGGCTGAAAAGCCGCGAGGGGTTGCTGGTCCGCCTGAGTGAGGCGGGGCGTGAGGGGTGGGGCGAGATCGCGCCCCTGCCGGAGTTTAGTCGAGAGACGTTGCCTGAGGCGCAGCAGGCGGCCACCGACTGGTTGGCCGCCTGGCAGGCGGGCGAGAGCCCGGCGGAGAGCGCGCTGCCTTCGGTCGCCTTTGGGCTGAGCTGCGCGTTGGCGGAGTTGGATGGCACGTTGCCGCAGGCGGCTAACTACCGCTCGGCCACGTTGTGCAACGGCGACCCTGACGCGCTATTTCATGCACTACAGTCCATTCCGGGCGAGAAGGTGGCCAAGGTCAAGGTTGGGCTCTACGAGGCGGTGCGTGACGGGATGATCGTCAACCTGCTGTTGGAGGCGTTGCCGGATTTGCGGCTGCGTCTGGATGCCAATCGAAGCTGGACGCGCGCCAAGGCGGATGGCTTCGCCAAGTACGTTAACCCGGCTTGGCGTGATCGCATTCTCTTCCTAGAGGAGCCCTGTAAGACGCGCGATGAGTCGCGGGCCTTCGCGCGTGACACCGGGATCGCCATCGCCTGGGACGAGAGTGTGCGTGATCCTGATTTTCGCGTCGAGGCCGAGCCGGGCGTCGCCGCGATCATCATCAAGCCGACCTTGACCGGCAGCCTGCAACGTTGTCAGCAGTTGGCACAGCAGGCCCAGCAAGCTGGCCTGGGCGTGGTGATCAGCTCGAGCATCGAGTCCAGCCTGGGGCTGGGGCAACTGGCGCGTCTGGCCGCCTGGCTGACGCCGGGCACGGCGCCAGGTTTGGATACTCTGGCGCTGATGCGCGCCCAATTGCTGCGGCCTTGGCCGGAGAGTACGCTCCCGTTGTGGGGCGTCGAACATCTGGATGAGGTCTGGCGGGCGTGA
- the menE gene encoding o-succinylbenzoate--CoA ligase, which produces MTFGDWPWRHWAQQRPAACALRLEGQAIDWRTLAQRITALAAGLAAQGVTAGAVIALRGKNSAEMLYAYLALLQLGARVLPLNPQLPQTRLTELLPSLTVSAGLDLATETPIAWPRGVAALSLRSLAGEVAAAWQPERQATLTLTSGSSGLPKAAVHSAAAHLASAAGVLSLMPLAPQDSWLLSLPLFHVSGQGILWRWLLAGACLVWRPMHPLHQALAGCSHASLVPTQLWRLLQSTQPVALRDVLLGGAMIPLALTQEAEARGIRCWCGYGLTEMASTVCAKRADGLPGVGHALPGREVRLAADGEVLLRGSSLACGYWQAGQLHPLLAADGWFHTRDRASWVAGELRIQGRMDNQFFSGGEGIQPEDIERILLQHPAVSQAFIVPVADVEFGQRPLAVVESEVDLAVLGEWLATRVARFQRPVAWLPLPAALKSGGIKIARRQVQQWAQATYQASSNAER; this is translated from the coding sequence ATGACGTTTGGCGATTGGCCATGGCGTCACTGGGCGCAACAGCGACCGGCCGCCTGCGCCTTGCGTCTTGAGGGGCAGGCGATCGATTGGCGCACGCTGGCTCAGCGTATCACGGCGTTGGCCGCGGGCTTGGCGGCCCAAGGCGTTACGGCGGGAGCAGTGATCGCCCTGCGTGGTAAGAACAGCGCCGAGATGCTGTATGCCTATCTGGCGTTATTGCAGCTTGGCGCACGGGTCTTGCCGTTAAATCCGCAGTTGCCGCAGACACGCCTGACCGAACTGCTGCCATCGCTGACGGTGTCGGCGGGATTGGATCTGGCTACGGAGACGCCCATCGCCTGGCCTCGCGGCGTGGCGGCATTATCCCTGCGCTCGCTAGCGGGCGAGGTCGCCGCCGCGTGGCAGCCCGAACGTCAGGCGACGCTGACGCTGACCTCCGGGTCGAGTGGCCTACCTAAGGCGGCGGTGCATAGTGCCGCCGCTCATCTGGCCTCGGCGGCGGGTGTATTGAGCCTGATGCCATTGGCGCCGCAGGATAGCTGGTTGCTGTCGCTGCCGCTGTTTCACGTTTCGGGGCAGGGGATCCTCTGGCGCTGGCTGCTGGCCGGAGCCTGCCTAGTCTGGCGCCCGATGCATCCGTTGCATCAGGCATTGGCCGGCTGTAGTCACGCCTCATTGGTGCCGACTCAGCTGTGGCGCCTGTTGCAGTCGACGCAGCCGGTGGCGTTGCGCGATGTGCTGTTGGGCGGGGCGATGATCCCGTTAGCCCTGACGCAGGAGGCCGAGGCGCGCGGTATTCGTTGCTGGTGCGGCTATGGCCTGACGGAGATGGCGTCGACCGTCTGCGCCAAACGGGCCGATGGCCTACCCGGCGTCGGTCACGCGTTGCCGGGGCGAGAGGTGCGTCTGGCGGCGGATGGTGAGGTGCTGTTGCGTGGCAGTAGCCTGGCCTGTGGTTATTGGCAGGCGGGGCAGTTGCACCCGTTGCTGGCTGCCGATGGCTGGTTCCATACGCGCGATCGCGCATCCTGGGTCGCGGGCGAATTACGCATCCAGGGGCGTATGGATAACCAATTTTTCAGCGGCGGAGAGGGGATCCAGCCGGAGGATATAGAGCGTATCCTGCTGCAGCATCCCGCCGTCTCACAGGCTTTCATCGTGCCGGTGGCGGATGTCGAGTTCGGCCAGCGTCCCTTGGCGGTGGTGGAGAGTGAGGTCGACCTGGCGGTGTTGGGCGAGTGGCTAGCGACGCGCGTGGCGCGTTTTCAGCGCCCGGTGGCCTGGTTGCCGTTGCCCGCTGCGCTGAAGTCTGGCGGCATCAAGATCGCGCGACGTCAGGTACAGCAGTGGGCGCAGGCGACCTATCAGGCATCGTCCAACGCTGAACGATAG
- a CDS encoding YfaZ family outer membrane protein: protein MKKSFYCLVAGSALLLSGAAQAISVNGQAGKNFTNFEAGLGTETSGLYSTLNWAHSDNDGDIVGLGLGLGIPLGSAIISVGGKAMYLNPKHSGGGSDDYAVAIGGGINLPLGQSFALYGSAYYSPDSLSSGIKDYTEATGGVRWNVMRPLSVDVGYRYVNLAGKDGHRDNAIADGPYVGVGLSF, encoded by the coding sequence ATGAAGAAGTCGTTTTACTGCCTGGTGGCTGGCAGCGCGCTACTGCTGAGCGGGGCGGCGCAGGCGATCAGCGTGAATGGGCAAGCCGGGAAAAACTTCACTAATTTTGAAGCCGGTTTAGGGACCGAAACTTCGGGCCTGTACTCCACCCTGAACTGGGCGCACAGCGATAACGACGGCGATATCGTTGGCCTGGGTCTGGGATTGGGCATTCCTTTGGGCTCTGCCATCATCTCTGTTGGCGGTAAGGCCATGTACCTGAATCCGAAGCACAGCGGCGGCGGCAGCGACGATTACGCCGTGGCAATCGGCGGCGGCATCAATCTGCCGTTGGGGCAGAGCTTTGCCCTGTATGGTTCAGCCTACTACTCGCCGGATTCCCTTTCCAGCGGGATCAAGGACTATACGGAAGCGACCGGCGGCGTGCGTTGGAACGTGATGCGTCCGTTGAGCGTGGATGTCGGCTATCGTTACGTCAACCTGGCCGGGAAAGACGGTCACCGCGACAACGCCATCGCCGATGGTCCTTACGTCGGGGTCGGCCTCAGCTTCTGA
- the trpS gene encoding tryptophan--tRNA ligase — protein MPSTDLNLAQQPVCLSGDRPTGPLHLGHYVGSLRQRLDLQRHFPLYVMIADLQGLTDNGSHPQKVADNILQVMADYLAVGLDPARTTLCLQSALPALPELTMLYMNIVSVARVARNPTVKAEIAQKGFSASLPAGFLLYPVSQAADITAFNAERIPVGDDQLPMLEQTNELVQRMNSLLPQPVLRPCQAILSPVGRLPGIDGNAKMSKSLGNALPLGATPAQIQTAVHAMYTDPQHLRVSDPGRVEGNVVFTYLDAFHPDAERVAQMKEQYRRGGLGDSQCKRELEGCLQELLAPIRQRRAEFLADPAMLLQILRQGSERARAVSQQTLMAVKRGLGLPLMY, from the coding sequence ATGCCATCTACCGATCTCAACCTTGCCCAACAACCCGTCTGCCTGAGCGGCGATCGCCCCACCGGGCCGCTGCATCTCGGCCATTACGTCGGTTCGCTGCGCCAACGCCTCGACTTGCAACGCCACTTCCCGCTGTATGTGATGATCGCCGATCTCCAAGGGCTGACCGATAATGGCAGCCATCCGCAGAAGGTGGCGGATAATATCCTGCAGGTGATGGCCGACTACCTGGCGGTCGGTCTCGACCCCGCCCGCACCACCCTCTGTCTGCAATCGGCGCTGCCGGCGCTGCCCGAGTTGACCATGCTGTATATGAACATCGTCAGCGTGGCCCGGGTGGCACGTAACCCGACGGTCAAGGCGGAGATCGCCCAGAAGGGATTCAGCGCTAGCCTACCGGCGGGCTTTCTGCTCTACCCGGTCAGCCAGGCCGCCGATATCACCGCCTTCAACGCCGAACGCATTCCGGTCGGCGACGATCAACTGCCGATGCTCGAGCAGACAAACGAACTGGTGCAACGCATGAATAGCCTACTGCCCCAGCCTGTACTACGCCCCTGCCAGGCGATTCTCAGCCCGGTGGGGCGTCTGCCGGGCATCGACGGTAATGCCAAGATGTCGAAGTCGCTGGGTAACGCCCTGCCCCTCGGGGCGACACCCGCGCAGATCCAGACGGCGGTACACGCCATGTATACCGATCCACAACATCTGCGTGTCAGCGATCCGGGACGTGTCGAGGGTAACGTGGTCTTCACCTACCTGGATGCCTTCCATCCCGATGCCGAGCGCGTGGCGCAAATGAAGGAACAGTACCGGCGAGGTGGCCTTGGCGACAGCCAGTGCAAGCGTGAATTGGAGGGATGCCTACAGGAATTGCTCGCGCCGATACGCCAGCGCCGGGCCGAATTTCTCGCCGATCCCGCCATGCTATTGCAGATCTTACGTCAGGGAAGTGAACGGGCGCGGGCGGTCAGCCAGCAGACGCTGATGGCGGTCAAACGCGGATTGGGATTACCCTTGATGTACTGA
- the tyrP gene encoding tyrosine transporter TyrP, with the protein MKNRTIGSIFIVAGTTIGAGMLAMPLAAAGVGFSTTLVMLIGLWALMCYTALLMVEVYQHAPADEGLGTLARRYLGRPGQWLAGISMLFLMYALTAAYISGAGELLAASLEQWLALPVSPLLGVLLFTLVGGTIVCVGTHSVDLFNRLLFSAKIILLVVMLTLMMPHIRATNLLSLPLEKGLALSAIPVIFTSFGFHGSVPSIVSYMKGDMRRLRLIFIVGSAIPLLAYIFWQLATLGSISNTTFLGLMASHAGLNGLLQSVRAVVATPHVELAVHLFADLALATSFLGVSLGLFDYLGDLFKRRRNASGRLQTGLLTFLPPLAFALFYPQGFVMALGYAAIALAVLALLLPALLVWQTRRRHGEQRAYYRVAGGRPLLWLVLLCGGAVIAIQLSIAAGLLPEVG; encoded by the coding sequence GTGAAGAATCGGACTATTGGCAGTATTTTTATCGTGGCAGGTACCACGATCGGCGCAGGGATGTTGGCGATGCCTTTGGCCGCCGCCGGCGTCGGTTTTAGTACGACCCTGGTGATGCTCATCGGGCTATGGGCACTGATGTGCTACACCGCGCTATTGATGGTTGAGGTCTATCAACACGCGCCGGCCGATGAGGGATTAGGCACCCTGGCTCGCCGTTACCTCGGGCGCCCCGGCCAGTGGCTGGCTGGTATCAGCATGCTGTTTCTAATGTATGCCCTCACCGCCGCCTATATCAGTGGCGCCGGTGAGTTGCTCGCCGCCAGCCTGGAGCAATGGCTGGCGCTGCCGGTCTCCCCCCTGCTCGGCGTGTTGCTCTTTACCTTGGTCGGCGGCACCATCGTCTGCGTCGGCACCCACTCCGTCGATCTGTTCAATCGCCTGCTGTTCAGTGCCAAGATCATCCTGCTGGTGGTCATGCTGACGCTGATGATGCCGCATATTCGCGCCACCAACCTGCTCAGCCTACCGCTGGAGAAGGGGTTAGCGCTCTCCGCCATTCCCGTGATCTTCACCTCGTTTGGCTTCCACGGCAGCGTCCCGAGCATCGTCAGCTATATGAAGGGGGATATGCGTCGCCTGCGGCTGATCTTTATCGTCGGCAGCGCCATCCCACTGTTAGCCTACATCTTCTGGCAGTTAGCCACCCTGGGCAGCATCAGCAACACCACCTTCCTCGGTCTGATGGCCAGCCATGCCGGGTTAAATGGCCTGTTGCAATCGGTGCGTGCCGTGGTGGCCACCCCGCACGTCGAGCTGGCGGTACATCTGTTCGCCGATCTGGCGCTGGCGACCTCATTCCTCGGCGTCTCCCTTGGGTTATTTGATTATCTTGGCGATCTCTTTAAGCGCCGCCGTAACGCAAGCGGGCGTCTGCAGACCGGTCTCTTGACCTTCCTGCCACCGCTGGCCTTCGCCCTGTTTTACCCGCAAGGCTTCGTCATGGCGCTGGGCTATGCCGCCATCGCGCTGGCGGTACTGGCCCTGCTGCTCCCCGCGCTACTGGTCTGGCAGACCCGTCGACGTCACGGCGAGCAACGCGCTTACTACCGCGTCGCGGGCGGACGTCCGCTGCTGTGGCTGGTATTGCTGTGTGGTGGCGCGGTAATCGCCATCCAACTGTCGATCGCCGCCGGGCTCTTGCCCGAGGTGGGATAA
- a CDS encoding nicotinamide mononucleotide deamidase-related protein YfaY translates to MLRVEMLSSGDEVLHGQILDSNAAWLGRWLFDHGLPLSERATVGDEIGALCAAIDAASRRAQVLIVNGGLGPTSDDLTTQAAARVANLPLVEDEAWLAWMQDWFAQRGRPMAESNRKQALLPAGAERLDNPIGTACGFSLNLHDCIVFFTPGVPSEFYQMVEQQIMPRLQRRFALPAPPLCLRLTTFGRSESSLAEQLDGLSLPADCRLGYRSAAPIIELKLTGPAAQAAAMKASWAQVRALVAPNLLYEGEQSVARRASEALRQAGMRMALSEQFSAGMIHGWLRAADAPLADGELLAAGGHPTLSQVMGRARELAARSGAALTLASGELLAGQLTLALHTPQGSYGQTLRYAAAHHSQTLRREVCATLALDMVCRYLDGASPFGEYEWPTRLACEHAA, encoded by the coding sequence ATGTTACGAGTTGAGATGCTGAGCAGCGGTGATGAGGTGCTACATGGACAGATCCTAGACAGCAACGCGGCCTGGCTGGGGCGTTGGTTATTCGATCATGGCCTACCGTTAAGCGAACGCGCCACGGTAGGGGATGAGATCGGTGCGCTATGCGCCGCCATTGACGCGGCCAGTCGCCGAGCACAGGTGCTGATCGTCAACGGTGGGTTGGGGCCGACCAGCGATGATCTGACGACGCAGGCGGCGGCCCGGGTGGCGAATCTGCCGCTGGTCGAGGATGAGGCGTGGTTGGCGTGGATGCAGGATTGGTTCGCGCAACGCGGTCGACCGATGGCCGAGAGTAACCGTAAGCAGGCGTTGTTGCCCGCCGGGGCGGAGCGCCTCGATAACCCGATCGGCACCGCCTGCGGTTTTTCCTTGAACTTGCATGATTGTATTGTTTTCTTTACGCCTGGCGTGCCGAGTGAGTTTTACCAGATGGTCGAGCAGCAGATCATGCCGCGTTTACAGCGGCGTTTCGCGTTGCCCGCGCCGCCGCTCTGTCTGCGCCTGACCACCTTTGGCCGTAGCGAGAGCAGCCTGGCCGAGCAGTTAGATGGGCTGAGCCTGCCCGCCGATTGTCGGCTCGGTTACCGTTCGGCGGCGCCGATCATCGAGTTGAAGTTGACCGGACCCGCCGCGCAGGCGGCGGCGATGAAGGCGAGCTGGGCGCAGGTACGCGCCTTGGTGGCGCCGAATCTGTTGTATGAGGGCGAGCAGAGTGTGGCGCGACGTGCCAGCGAGGCCTTACGCCAGGCCGGGATGCGGATGGCGCTCAGTGAGCAATTCAGCGCGGGCATGATCCATGGTTGGCTGCGCGCGGCGGATGCGCCGTTGGCCGACGGCGAGTTGCTGGCGGCGGGGGGACATCCCACCTTGTCGCAGGTGATGGGGCGCGCGCGCGAGTTAGCCGCTCGCAGTGGGGCGGCGCTGACGCTGGCCAGCGGCGAGCTGCTGGCGGGGCAATTGACCCTGGCGCTGCATACGCCACAGGGGAGTTACGGCCAGACGCTGCGTTATGCCGCCGCCCATCATAGCCAGACGCTGCGCCGTGAGGTGTGCGCTACCCTCGCCTTGGATATGGTGTGTCGCTACTTGGATGGTGCCTCGCCGTTCGGTGAGTATGAGTGGCCGACTCGCCTAGCCTGCGAGCATGCCGCCTAA
- the yvcK gene encoding uridine diphosphate-N-acetylglucosamine-binding protein YvcK, whose product MRNRTLADLDCVVALGGGHGLGRVMSALCSLGPRLTGIVTTTDNGGSTGRIRRDEGGIAWGDMRNCLNQLITEPSVASAMFEYRFAGNGELAGHNLGNLMLKALDHLSVRPLEAINLIRSLLKVDAQLIPMSEHATDLCAIDDDGLPVHGEVNIDQLTRMPRQLQLSPAVTATREAVEAIARADLILIGPGSYLTSLMPILLVDELSQALRRSRAPLVYIGNLAREHSPAGQLRLVEKLQHMKAALGGRAIDAVIVGPQTDTHDLAAPCCVVQGVLAADDIPYRHDRGRLHTAIERVLQQLG is encoded by the coding sequence ATGCGAAACCGTACTCTGGCCGACCTGGATTGCGTCGTCGCCCTCGGCGGCGGCCACGGACTGGGCCGCGTCATGTCGGCCCTCTGTTCCCTCGGTCCTCGCCTGACCGGCATCGTCACCACCACCGATAACGGCGGTTCGACCGGACGCATCCGCCGTGATGAGGGGGGGATCGCCTGGGGAGATATGCGTAACTGCCTCAATCAGCTGATCACCGAGCCCAGCGTCGCCTCGGCGATGTTCGAGTACCGTTTCGCGGGTAATGGCGAGCTGGCTGGCCACAACCTGGGCAACCTGATGCTCAAGGCGTTGGACCACCTGAGCGTGCGTCCCCTGGAGGCCATCAACCTGATCCGTAGCCTGTTGAAGGTCGATGCCCAACTGATCCCCATGTCGGAGCATGCCACCGATCTCTGTGCCATCGATGACGATGGTCTCCCCGTCCATGGCGAGGTTAACATCGACCAACTGACGCGGATGCCGCGCCAACTGCAGCTTTCCCCCGCCGTCACCGCCACCCGCGAGGCGGTGGAGGCCATCGCACGCGCCGACCTGATCCTGATCGGCCCCGGCAGCTATCTCACCAGCCTGATGCCGATCCTGCTGGTCGATGAATTGAGCCAGGCGCTACGTCGCAGTCGCGCGCCGCTGGTCTACATCGGAAATCTGGCGCGTGAACATAGCCCCGCCGGGCAATTGCGGCTGGTTGAGAAGTTACAGCACATGAAGGCGGCGCTGGGCGGACGCGCGATCGACGCCGTCATCGTCGGCCCACAAACCGACACACACGACCTGGCGGCGCCCTGTTGTGTCGTACAGGGCGTGCTGGCCGCCGACGACATTCCCTACCGCCATGACCGTGGGCGCCTGCACACGGCCATCGAGCGGGTACTGCAACAACTGGGTTAG